Proteins from a genomic interval of Heteronotia binoei isolate CCM8104 ecotype False Entrance Well chromosome 7, APGP_CSIRO_Hbin_v1, whole genome shotgun sequence:
- the LOC132575533 gene encoding cation channel sperm-associated auxiliary subunit delta-like gives MNKKTAQWKSGTLVLLVQLLLWTSRVNGSSWQCSEERLVYSSDFVHSRTVLAGSLLSYNLSDPILIRHPCRKYFSGGISPALYLGGKVFISLDGFESSLLPLTIVHRHITSPALVSDAIFVQNSRALLIINGKVYIYFYIWKSWLMSKGIDKPVTKITNMECCYSTSDPVCNQISNYVVAYDIGKSAEDTSIFSSYDGGYTFSPFNITPKPEGMLIGVYNFASLAQVGMLFNQTVEYGNRSAYFTYTGTSFMNNRKGIVFFLRAYKNENVLSITPPGMRGFIMLWTKHDSVFSFNNGLTLEPISVLPTGKYINYSLPKYENGICNVAVTSNEVAALTKNQKLFYGTLDIVSTKMVLIGERNSSESTAHCEVLMFDTTGMLTIFKPIPSNESGFYDFHKCIINLQDRLMNVRPHLQPCPVEILSGDFHNKMYYIDMKKKLQFNITFVPKPGTGAFPYVTVSNPHVLGFQAKLLQDGYTYDGNTKYRLQITALQQQFTGIAESDFHDDLYHKKISTLTVDIYNKGIFCIDMHPLTALIALDCPPTKHIRPFKNITVCNKGLFHEAKLQDNFHYIIHKDVYDPLFLGRRHLQQGDINVSYSYKLFGCPMLWYYDSPWLPVLELWEDGKFVEYVSADFVLFEINGMHNYDYLLTASEAKCISQPQNWNETLQVQPYPDPHTSWNRVTYRNCKKPSAKEPLVSSSLKYQILNLNEENRVIFSQYNGIYVFKVIVVDTVYSYCELSTIFSVYVLGALPKSQINPIGMVIGILIFILGSILMGYFFPKLLLLRQKAAMKSLKT, from the coding sequence ATGAATAAAAAAACAGCACAGTGGAAGTCAGGCACCCTTGTTCTATTAGTACAGCTCTTGCTGTGGACATCTAGGGTGAATGGTAGCTCATGGCAATGCAGTGAAGAGCGACTGGTTTATTCAAGTGACTTTGTTCACTCAAGGACAGTATTAGCAGGTAGTCTTCTCTCTTACAATTTATCTGACCCCATTCTGATACGGCACCCATGCAGAAAATATTTCTCTGGAGGTATTTCTCCAGCACTGTACCTTGGGGGAAAAGTATTCATCAGCTTGGATGGATTTGAAAGTAGTCTTTTGCCACTGACCATTGTACATAGACATATAACTTCACCTGCTTTGGTCAGCGATGCTATATTTGTGCAAAATTCTCGAGCGCTCttaataataaatggcaaagtCTATATTTATTTCTATATATGGAAAAGCTGGTTAATGTCAAAAGGGATTGATAAACCTGTTACAAAGATTACAAACATGGAGTGCTGCTATTCTACAAGTGACCCTGTCTGTAATCAAATCAGTAATTATGTAGTGGCTTATGACATTGGGAAATCAGCTGAAGACACTAGCATCTTCTCCTCATATGATGGAGGTTACACATTTAGTCCATTCAACATTACACCAAAGCCTGAAGGGATGCTTATTGGAGTCTACAACTTTGCTTCATTAGCACAAGTTGGAATGCTCTTCAATCAAACTGTGGAATATGGTAATAGGTCTGCTTATTTCACATACACTGGTACAAGCTTTATGAACAACCGCAAAGGTATTGTCTTCTTCCTGAGAGCCTACAAAAATGAGAATGTTTTGAGCATAACACCTCCTGGTATGAGAGGTTTTATCATGCTTTGGACTAAACATGATTCAGTGTTCTCCTTCAACAATGGCCTGACTTTAGAACCCATCTCTGTCCTTCCCACAGGGAAATATATTAACTACTCGCTCCCTAAATACGAAAATGGCATTTGTAATGTGGCTGTCACCTCTAATGAGGTTGCAGCTCTCACTAAGAATCAGAAGCTTTTCTACGGAACCCTGGATATAGTCTCCACAAAAATGGTGCTCATTGGAGAGAGAAACAGTAGTGAGAGTACAGCACATTGTGAGGTGTTAATGTTTGATACCACTGGAATGCTTACCATCTTCAAACCTATACCCAGCAATGAATCTGGATTTTATGATTTTCACAAATGTATCATCAATTTACAGGACAGGCTCATGAATGTGCGGCCACACCTACAACCCTGTCCTGTTGAGATCCTCAGTGGTGATTTCCATAACAAAATGTACTATATAGACATGAAGAAGAAACTTCAATTTAACATCACTTTTGTGCCCAAGCCAGGCACTGGGGCCTTCCCTTATGTCACTGTGAGCAATCCACATGTGCTAGGGTTCCAGGCCAAACTTTTGCAGGACGGCTATACCTATGATGGAAATACTAAATATCGCCTACAAATTACAGCACTACAACAGCAGTTCACAGGCATAGCTGAAAGTGACTTTCATGATGACCTTTATCATAAGAAGATATCTACCCTCACTGTGGATATCTACAACAAAGGCATATTCTGCATTGACATGCATCCCCTGACAGCTCTTATTGCATTGGACTGTCCACCTACTAAACATATAAGACCCTTTAAAAATATAACAGTGTGCAACAAAGGACTCTTCCATGAAGCTAAACTGCAGGATAATTTCCATTATATAATTCATAAGGATGTATATGATCCACTGTTCCTTGGTAGACGGCACCTACAACAAGGTGACATTAATGTTTCCTATTCTTATAAGCTTTTTGGATGTCCAATGCTGTGGTATTATGATAGCCCATGGCTACCAGTACTTGAACTATGGGAAGATGGTAAATTTGTGGAATATGTTTCTGCTGACTTTGTACTATTTGAAATAAATGGCATGCATAATTACGATTATCTCCTGACTGCATCAGAAGCTAAATGTATCTCACAGCCTCAGAACTGGAATGAAACTTTGCAAGTGCAACCTTACCCAGACCCACACACTTCGTGGAACAGAGTGACCTATAGAAATTGTAAAAAGCCCAGTGCAAAAGAACCTTTAGTATCATCTTCTTTAAAATATCAAATTCTAAACCTTAATGAAGAGAACAGGGTAATATTTTCACAGTACAATGGCATATATGTCTTCAAAGTGATTGTCGTAGATACAGTATATAGTTACTGTGAACTATCAACTATTTTCAGTGTCTATGTGCTTGGTGCCCTCCCAAAATCTCAGATAAACCCTATAGGTATGGTGATTGGTATTCTGATTTTCATATTGGGTTCAATTTTGATGGGATATTTCTTTCCTAAATTGTTACTTTTGAGACAAAAGGCAGCAATGAAATCCTTGAAGACCTAA